The DNA window TGCGTCCCCCCGCGACCGCGCGAATGAAAATCCGTGGCCGGCGGGGGCGTCGGCTGGACGGTGCTCGTGTTTCGAAACGGGCAGGCTGGCCGCCGGGCACGCCGGCGAGTGAAAGATCCGCTTTCACTCGCCCGGCCCGGCCGGACATTCAGGCCTGCAACGATGAAAGGCCCGCGCCGCAAAGCGGGCGAACCTCACCGGACGGTCCCAAGCATCGCTTCTCGGGCCGCAGACCCCTGCACACAGAAATTCTTCGTTGTCACGCGCCGGAAAAATGCGCTCCAGCCACGAATACGCAGATTAGCACCCGGTTTGCGCTCATTTTGTGACGATAGCAGCGATGAATGTTGAAAGTCACGCACATAAATCGGCAGAGGCGGGACGACGCCCCGCCCCGTCAGGGATCGCGGGAGCCGCCTTGCCGCTCTCGCAAGTCTCTTCCTTCAATCTACCCGCACTGCACACCGGTGATCTTGCCGTCCGACCCGACGATGATGTTGAGACGGTTGGGATTATACTGGTTCGGATTGATTTCGCCCGGCGCCACGATGCGCACGGCGCGCGCGCCCGTCACCTTCTGGGCATTGACGATCACGCTCTGCGAATTCGTCTTGCCGACGATGCCGCTGGCGGCGCTCGCGTTGCAACTGCCGGCTCCACGCGACGGCGCGGCGGGCGCGGACGGTGCCGGCGTCGCGGGATCCGTTGCGGCGGTCTGGCTGCCGCCGTTGTCGCCGGCCGTTGAGCCCGGCGGCGGCGTGAACCGGCCGGGACGCAGGACCTGCTGGCCGCTCCCGCTCGCACCGACACCTGGAACGCTGTCATAAACCGTCGAACTGCCGGGCTGG is part of the Hartmannibacter diazotrophicus genome and encodes:
- a CDS encoding I78 family peptidase inhibitor → MTWKVGKSAGLVLLVGAMAGLQGCVSTPPQNYYPVYNSTVPPASVPEIGSPEAEAMARSRSVYRSPAMIYPDQGNYPYGQPGEISPEEAARREALYRQEQERLARQPREQQTPGNDVYGQPGSSTVYDSVPGVGASGSGQQVLRPGRFTPPPGSTAGDNGGSQTAATDPATPAPSAPAAPSRGAGSCNASAASGIVGKTNSQSVIVNAQKVTGARAVRIVAPGEINPNQYNPNRLNIIVGSDGKITGVQCG